The Panicum virgatum strain AP13 chromosome 5K, P.virgatum_v5, whole genome shotgun sequence genome has a window encoding:
- the LOC120707105 gene encoding uncharacterized protein LOC120707105, which translates to MSTSSATSASSGAPTMPAATDTSAGALFLHPYATIFVKSHVPLELELHSANYGKWSAFFKAMCGKFGLLHHIDGSVPPRRTDPAWEQIDCCVRMWLYGSVSQDVLDFTMAENQTARELWVAISNKFQANKAPRAIFLSEDFHSMTQGDLSVMDFGKKMKLAADVLREVGHPVAEPTLVLNLLRGIHPKFSNTKDIVAGTKDITFDEALNQFALKELRMANEAKVLSSTALVAATKGYGSSCRPSSSTAPPPQQQHLQLPQQQQQQRRRRKKGGNGSGGAQQQQYQQQQ; encoded by the coding sequence ATGtcgacctcctccgccactTCAGCGTCGTCCGGCGCCCCCACCATGCCTGCTGCCACAGATACATCAGCAGGCGCCCTCTTCCTCCACCCCTACGCCACGATCTTTGTCAAGTCTCATGTTCCCCTTGAACTGGAACTGCACAGCGCCAACTACGGGAAGTGGTCGGCCTTCTTCAAGGCGATGTGCGGCAAGTTCGGGCTTCTTCATCACATCGACGGCTCCGTTCCCCCTCGCCGCACTGATCCCGCTTGGGAGCAGATTGACTGCTGCGTTCGCATGTGGCTCTACGGCTCCGTCTCTCAAGATGTTCTTGACTTCACCATGGCTGAAAATCAGACGGCGCGGGAGCTCTGGGTTGCCATCTCTAACAAGTTTCAGGCCAACAAGGCTCCCCGCGCCATCTTCCTGAGCGAGGACTTCCACTCCATGACTCAGGGTGATCTTTCCGTCATGGATTTTGGCAAGAAGATGAAGCTAGCTGCCGACGTCCTGCGTGAAGTTGGTCATCCCGTCGCCGAGCCCACCTTGGTGCTGAATTTGCTGCGGGGTATTCACCCCAAATTCAGCAACACCAAGGACATCGTCGCCGGCACCAAGGACATCACCTTTGATGAAGCCCTTAATCAGTTTGCCCTCAAGGAGCTGCGCATGGCCAATGAGGCGAAGGTGCTGTCCTCCACAGCGCTGGTCGCCGCCACCAAAGGCTACGGGTCTTCCTGCCGTCCATCCTCATCtactgcaccgccgccgcagcagcagcatcttcaGCTgccgcagcaacagcagcagcagcgccggcgcAGGAAGAAGGGCGGCAATGGAAGTGGTGGCGCCCAGCAGCAGcaataccagcagcagcagtag